One segment of Primulina tabacum isolate GXHZ01 chromosome 6, ASM2559414v2, whole genome shotgun sequence DNA contains the following:
- the LOC142549700 gene encoding heat shock factor protein HSF24-like, with translation MSLRSVPAPFLTKTYELVDDPETNDVISWNESGTTFVVWKTAEFAKDLLPNYFKHNNLSSFVRQLNTYGFRKTVPDKWEFANDNFKRGERELLTGIQRRKLSSSQKPAGGKATAPDNQTSPATSGEDLGSTSTSSPNSKNPSSLGTQASAQLAADLSDENEKLRKDNHTLSSELTQTKKQCDELIAYLTRRLNVSPEKIQRIMKLRYGATAGFGGGDGGVVGGGQSLDSDDDEKGGSMKLFGVLVKKKRGRDGNIDCSGPKMKEMKSMVPWMRISASPDGSEKFCNRPLI, from the exons ATGTCGCTGAGGTCGGTTCCGGCGCCGTTCTTGACGAAGACTTACGAGCTGGTGGATGACCCGGAGACGAACGACGTGATATCGTGGAACGAGAGTGGGACGACGTTCGTTGTGTGGAAAACAGCGGAGTTTGCCAAGGATTTGTTGCCCAATTACTTCAAGCACAACAATTTATCCAGCTTCGTTCGCCAGCTGAATACATAT GGTTTTCGAAAAACTGTTCCAGACAAATGGGAATTCGCCAACGACAACTTCAAGCGAGGAGAAAGAGAGCTCTTGACCGGAATCCAGCGCCGGAAATTATCTTCTTCACAAAAACCAGCCGGCGGGAAGGCCACAGCCCCCGATAACCAAACTTCACCGGCAACCTCCGGCGAAGATCTAGGATCAACCTCCACTTCATCTCCGAACTCCAAGAATCCCAGCTCACTGGGAACACAGGCTTCGGCTCAGCTCGCGGCTGATTTATCGGATGAGAATGAAAAGCTGCGAAAAGATAATCACACGCTGAGCTCCGAGCTGACGCAGACCAAGAAACAGTGCGATGAACTGATTGCTTACTTGACTCGGCGGCTGAATGTGTCGCCGGAGAAAATCCAACGCATTATGAAGCTTAGGTACGGGGCTACGGCCGGATTCGGCGGCGGAGACGGTGGTGTGGTGGGTGGTGGGCAAAGTTTAGATAGTGATGATGACGAAAAAGGTGGTAGTATGAAACTGTTTGGGGTATTAGTTAAAAAAAAGAGGGGTCGTGATGGGAATATTGATTGTTCAGGTCCCAAAATGAAAGAAATGAAAAGTATGGTTCCGTGGATGAGGATCTCAGCATCACCTGACGGCAGCGAGAAGTTCTGTAACAGACCACTCATCTAG